Proteins encoded by one window of Haladaptatus sp. ZSTT2:
- a CDS encoding DUF7226 domain-containing protein, which yields MPNFRSNADRDRAIAELRAAAVCLTPQQFDQLAIYLIEELDHGAIVSFLSESDNCSCDIKVKTPHPFISISYGVFLEHIAPSEALSSDTIKSVRECISQRNLESALLITTGSITPSAQEIATKNGFSLIAGDDLAKLLLEHEIGVIKRGDTVIPDSDFWELFQEPERETTIPSIEIPQADSLESLHKVLLAIDAGNHLKSEIAEAVTELAEDTFDPRQADYYGNAGWLLGLVHKERGASRWGLTRIGHTYLNYLNTGEEENARQLLAHQIRQMEVLRRILRVVRAERSVTREKVIELLRVETELSGTTVPRRTRTLIKWLDRLPEISVSGRGDSQRIQYCGEQESSQSDEWADSRPTTQLTIDEVVPPTSKNEEPTADGGILTDILSSINRTTDK from the coding sequence ATGCCAAACTTTCGATCAAATGCTGATCGAGATCGAGCTATTGCGGAATTGAGAGCGGCTGCGGTATGTCTCACCCCTCAACAGTTTGATCAACTCGCTATTTACCTAATAGAGGAGTTAGACCATGGTGCCATTGTCAGTTTTCTATCCGAAAGTGATAATTGTAGTTGTGATATCAAAGTAAAAACCCCACATCCATTTATTTCAATCTCTTATGGCGTATTTTTAGAGCATATCGCTCCAAGTGAGGCACTATCTTCAGACACAATTAAGAGTGTACGCGAATGTATTTCCCAGCGAAACCTTGAATCAGCTCTCCTTATCACGACCGGTTCTATTACACCAAGCGCACAAGAAATTGCGACAAAAAATGGGTTCAGTCTTATAGCTGGAGACGATCTTGCAAAGCTCCTCCTTGAGCATGAAATTGGAGTGATAAAGCGTGGTGATACTGTGATCCCTGATTCCGACTTTTGGGAATTGTTCCAGGAGCCCGAACGAGAAACGACCATTCCAAGCATAGAGATTCCACAGGCTGATTCACTCGAAAGCCTCCACAAAGTGCTTCTAGCAATAGATGCTGGCAATCATCTTAAATCCGAGATTGCGGAGGCAGTTACGGAACTCGCTGAGGATACATTTGACCCTCGCCAAGCAGATTATTACGGAAATGCAGGATGGCTTCTCGGACTTGTACACAAAGAACGAGGTGCTTCTCGATGGGGGCTCACACGTATTGGACATACCTATCTTAATTATCTCAATACAGGAGAAGAGGAAAACGCTCGCCAGTTGCTCGCCCATCAGATACGGCAGATGGAGGTACTTCGACGTATACTCAGAGTTGTCCGAGCAGAACGATCAGTCACACGCGAGAAGGTGATTGAATTACTGCGAGTAGAGACTGAGCTGAGTGGAACAACGGTCCCACGCCGAACCCGGACTTTGATAAAGTGGCTGGACCGTCTCCCCGAAATTTCAGTTTCAGGTCGGGGAGATTCTCAGCGGATCCAGTACTGCGGCGAACAAGAATCTTCGCAAAGCGATGAATGGGCTGATTCCAGGCCGACCACTCAATTGACCATCGACGAAGTCGTTCCACCCACTTCTAAAAACGAAGAACCAACAGCTGATGGTGGCATTCTCACTGATATCCTGTCATCAATAAACCGCACGACAGATAAGTAA
- a CDS encoding HEAT repeat domain-containing protein yields MSNDPHPDVTRVENMRTHLKFDPSVFDLEIALQVLSSPSVDARVDILQLLADVSSSNPWDVIEAVPTLEILLEDEPVIVRTTVLKVLAELADSYPGAVAPATQSIARHLDLHLGDDTNGVAVKCLARIASECPDQVAETVPKLAVLLDTADSQVQRNIIIALVRVARTHPEEVKPLVPTFSDLINSDDDELTIGATAALGAVAASYPNVGRDIIPNLTALLDDENNRVRNNVAALLSEISQNHHEEIVGETPRFIQLLEDDDPQVRYNATSVLARLAKHHPEAVRPAVGPLISVLGEEFEYTRSNACWALGYLKANAARSHLESVVEHDSSAEVRAGATWALKQVE; encoded by the coding sequence ATGTCTAACGACCCCCATCCAGATGTAACTCGTGTCGAAAATATGCGAACCCATCTCAAGTTTGACCCGTCAGTGTTCGATCTCGAAATCGCCTTACAGGTGCTGTCAAGTCCATCAGTCGATGCCCGAGTCGACATCCTCCAACTCCTCGCTGACGTCTCATCAAGCAACCCGTGGGATGTCATTGAAGCAGTCCCAACGTTGGAGATACTGTTAGAGGATGAGCCCGTAATCGTTCGTACAACCGTACTCAAGGTGCTGGCTGAACTCGCTGATTCATACCCGGGTGCGGTCGCACCGGCTACTCAATCGATTGCTCGCCATCTCGATCTTCATCTTGGCGACGACACCAATGGCGTGGCTGTGAAGTGTCTTGCCCGTATCGCGTCTGAGTGTCCAGATCAGGTGGCGGAAACCGTTCCGAAACTCGCCGTACTCCTCGATACTGCTGACAGCCAAGTTCAGCGAAATATCATCATCGCGCTGGTTCGAGTTGCGCGAACCCATCCCGAAGAAGTGAAACCGCTCGTTCCGACGTTCAGTGATCTCATCAACAGTGACGACGATGAACTAACAATCGGTGCGACGGCAGCACTCGGTGCCGTTGCAGCTTCGTACCCGAATGTTGGGCGAGATATTATTCCGAACCTCACAGCGCTTCTTGATGATGAGAACAACCGTGTCCGGAACAACGTCGCTGCACTGCTTAGTGAAATCTCCCAGAATCATCACGAGGAGATTGTCGGAGAAACACCTCGATTTATCCAACTCCTTGAAGACGATGACCCGCAGGTTCGATACAACGCAACATCCGTTCTGGCTCGGCTCGCGAAACATCATCCAGAAGCTGTGCGTCCGGCTGTTGGGCCGTTGATTAGCGTTCTCGGTGAAGAGTTCGAGTACACTCGGTCGAACGCATGTTGGGCACTCGGCTATCTCAAAGCAAACGCTGCGCGAAGTCATCTTGAATCGGTTGTTGAGCACGATTCAAGTGCAGAAGTCAGAGCGGGTGCAACATGGGCGCTCAAACAGGTGGAGTGA
- a CDS encoding PD-(D/E)XK nuclease family protein: MPVRRAKSIDRLYEEIRDYDLVLSTEAALTLALDRRLDHTRVGRLAATPRSHASGELIPEDRRNLFFHLLEHTNLSWKQSSYLLEQVLHSWEETGDPESISEESQFSNHPTKVVVDEVSSTDSSYRDLHEFTLPDSLDVVVIGKQFLTELDKGILPAEYDTISPFSEEMIPLPEFEVFPSATAIVDTLIENIAPDEAEEFAVVVDRSSPYSTLIESAFDAHDIPYYGGPGFIDEQSVRTFLRLLRFGFSRSGLRVADIRPIATVLGFEIEATHDEKRVQTFDHTAVNEFQKFVESLPEGTFETAVSTVEDRLGRGLPKIRAEFQHLDLLKAQVTQTAINNLQYYLQSFEVPTEEGGEGVLLVSATAAAYVDRPVVFYIGLGQGWQHTIPKKPWVSRPNKAAENIEKFQLLIQNGIEQHFLVQDTRAGEEVTPCLYFQEFADEPFESFSDRPHTVRARPKSEDSTGFEYQPLEEDIERKSIDSISQSKLNTFVNCPRDYLFTQLVDGPQYSYFQKGNLFHEFAEFYVNHPSLAENNLCEIRSHILEEMRLFIDEYRLPLMETEIEHGTQIIIDYLNENPPTQVEYPGYIKRFNDNQFATKYDVEITSTITEQWFENASLGVHGIVDLLAEPQCLLDYKSGKSKTLSSILKNARVDEISDTPNFQVALYLANHRQHFPDEELSFSFLFFLGTLDDAVRGTVSIDDILVDVPYYPVSFSEFVSKDEAYSSLVSGVSETNDRRKTLEKLGYGDFQQFFSSRQFPDVDSKDDLLETSFAAEFIAFSQARAGEYKYVEKGCNSALKKLSDIKSQTLFKPDLDAFESFLQTQLSSLEEYRESRFPVCDPNPDRLNNPDMILTNE; encoded by the coding sequence GTGCCAGTCAGGCGTGCAAAATCAATCGACCGACTTTACGAGGAAATACGTGATTATGACCTCGTCCTTTCGACAGAAGCAGCGCTTACTCTCGCCTTAGACAGACGTCTCGACCATACACGTGTGGGTCGACTTGCTGCGACGCCCCGAAGCCATGCATCAGGTGAGCTAATTCCTGAAGATAGACGAAACCTCTTTTTCCACCTTCTTGAACACACAAACCTCTCATGGAAACAATCCAGCTACCTCCTTGAACAAGTGCTTCACAGTTGGGAGGAGACTGGAGATCCTGAATCAATCTCTGAGGAATCGCAATTTAGCAATCACCCCACAAAAGTCGTCGTTGATGAAGTCAGCTCTACCGATAGTAGCTACCGAGATCTGCATGAGTTTACACTGCCGGACAGTCTTGATGTCGTAGTAATAGGGAAGCAATTTTTGACAGAACTTGACAAGGGTATTCTGCCAGCAGAGTACGACACCATCTCTCCTTTCTCTGAAGAAATGATTCCACTCCCTGAATTCGAGGTCTTTCCATCAGCAACGGCGATTGTGGATACGCTCATCGAAAACATCGCACCAGACGAAGCAGAAGAGTTTGCAGTCGTCGTTGACCGGAGCAGTCCGTACTCCACGCTTATTGAATCCGCGTTTGATGCACACGACATCCCTTATTATGGAGGTCCCGGGTTCATCGATGAGCAATCTGTGCGAACATTCCTTCGTCTATTGAGATTTGGTTTTTCAAGATCCGGCCTTAGAGTCGCTGATATCCGACCAATTGCAACGGTACTTGGCTTTGAAATCGAAGCTACTCATGACGAAAAGCGAGTTCAAACGTTTGACCACACGGCAGTAAACGAATTCCAAAAATTCGTCGAATCGCTACCCGAGGGGACTTTCGAAACCGCCGTGAGTACTGTAGAAGACCGGTTAGGTCGGGGACTCCCAAAAATTAGGGCGGAGTTCCAACATCTCGACCTGCTCAAAGCGCAAGTCACACAAACTGCAATAAACAATCTTCAGTATTACCTCCAAAGTTTCGAAGTCCCTACGGAAGAAGGCGGAGAGGGAGTTCTTTTAGTCTCGGCCACAGCTGCGGCGTATGTCGATCGCCCAGTTGTTTTTTATATTGGATTGGGCCAAGGGTGGCAACACACTATCCCAAAAAAGCCCTGGGTTTCACGCCCAAATAAAGCCGCTGAAAACATCGAGAAATTCCAACTGCTCATTCAAAACGGAATTGAGCAACATTTCCTTGTCCAAGATACACGTGCGGGAGAGGAAGTGACGCCATGTCTCTACTTCCAAGAATTTGCCGATGAACCATTCGAATCATTTAGCGATCGACCACACACAGTCCGGGCAAGACCGAAATCTGAAGACTCGACTGGGTTTGAGTACCAACCCCTCGAAGAAGACATCGAACGAAAATCAATAGACTCGATTAGCCAATCAAAGCTTAATACGTTCGTCAACTGCCCGCGGGATTATTTATTCACACAACTTGTCGATGGTCCTCAATATTCCTATTTCCAAAAAGGCAATCTATTCCATGAGTTTGCTGAGTTCTATGTAAATCATCCATCGTTAGCAGAAAACAATCTCTGCGAAATCCGCAGCCACATTCTGGAGGAAATGAGGTTGTTCATCGACGAATATCGGTTACCCTTGATGGAAACCGAAATCGAGCATGGAACGCAAATCATAATCGACTATCTCAATGAAAATCCGCCCACGCAAGTTGAGTATCCCGGGTATATAAAACGCTTCAACGATAATCAGTTCGCCACAAAATATGATGTTGAGATCACCTCAACGATCACAGAACAGTGGTTTGAAAACGCTAGTTTAGGTGTCCATGGGATCGTCGATTTACTCGCTGAACCCCAGTGTCTTCTCGATTATAAAAGCGGCAAGTCAAAGACCCTCTCTTCTATTCTGAAAAACGCGCGCGTTGATGAAATAAGCGACACGCCAAACTTCCAGGTGGCATTATATCTAGCCAATCACCGCCAGCATTTCCCTGATGAGGAACTCTCCTTCTCATTCCTCTTTTTCCTCGGCACCCTCGATGATGCTGTCCGAGGGACCGTATCGATTGACGACATACTGGTAGATGTCCCGTATTATCCGGTTTCATTCTCAGAATTTGTTTCGAAGGACGAAGCGTACTCGAGCCTTGTTTCAGGAGTGAGTGAAACCAATGACCGGCGAAAAACGCTTGAGAAACTCGGTTATGGAGATTTTCAGCAATTCTTTTCCTCACGCCAGTTCCCTGACGTAGATAGTAAAGATGATCTTCTCGAAACCTCATTTGCAGCGGAATTCATAGCATTCTCACAAGCACGCGCCGGGGAGTACAAGTACGTCGAAAAGGGCTGCAACTCAGCGCTGAAAAAACTGTCTGATATCAAGTCACAAACACTTTTCAAACCCGACTTAGATGCCTTTGAATCGTTTTTGCAAACCCAACTGTCATCTCTCGAGGAGTACCGCGAAAGCCGATTCCCGGTCTGTGACCCAAATCCAGACCGCTTGAACAACCCAGATATGATCCTAACCAATGAGTGA
- a CDS encoding UvrD-helicase domain-containing protein, with protein sequence MSEISPNPRQQELIDATDGIHLVDAGAGTGKTFAITHRYANILSQDKVEPADVLLFTFTNNAAAEMRERIVNNCDYSMAALRDAPISTFHAHCHQLLLAHGFNAPNTLGIEDHITSSTQLIEESVLEKNRFREFIQQFADSHPEYHEQLQVLNSPLSLLDLIGSLAAKGIYPEREGWYRHGEEYLDGDFDAFQELFIAANEPNQGASGPTQSDLRAKLSGWGKNCYLSDAPAESQVRGDWGDKQIDAELAEQAFFEDRKALKQFVHDVYFQYIEYALSQNYLTFWMLLMFTYSLLCEDHTLREDLQHEYVMIDEFQDTNEIQFKLSLLFANRDNFCVVGDWKQSIYGFQYAAVENIQEFESRLTQYKEELNSDAERISFPVTPINTIPLNQNYRSSQSILDFSEHALTLPASSDEDIGVAGIQAKITSLETNLSWDESSIEAVTCSDELEGVLEKIQSIVGNPAYAVKDEGEWRSPTYQDIAVLTRIRRFGRQLQHTATDYNIPVAYEGGLELFDTDHALLLLAWLRILESPNSRRGWAVVLEQTGYNLDEIRHILDTESYPDVMIEFREDLLETESIGGLCRRVFTKYGLSDAYSDTLISVLESINSSTYLNRGEIIHFIEQSHGEASTQEVDDDPGGNSVTVQTIHAAKGLEHPIVILANINQSSFPPSGGGSDSIRFAEPIGIRQSKIASRVHGSPHVYGNWRYDILNGCLQTDYDEERRLMYVAMTRAKFHLIFSASKNPSPFFENLPVDPVEITGTPSPMEPPEEAFEPLSVTIPETSRPVRKSAHDLMAMVKGGSNGMGPEFGTQVHDFAETLVKHGNAIPTNSDEEHVKSFLYSLTGELVVEKPVFLPVHVNGTRVTITGTVDLLHIQQDCVDIIDYKTDRGRHAENEYRKQLSIYYHVISDVYPEKEITPTIFYTELGTEVSIDPLSKSEIEALAANTL encoded by the coding sequence ATGAGTGAAATATCGCCAAATCCACGACAGCAAGAACTGATAGATGCGACTGACGGTATCCATCTCGTCGACGCAGGCGCAGGAACTGGTAAAACATTCGCAATTACACATCGGTACGCGAATATTCTATCACAAGATAAGGTCGAACCCGCTGACGTGCTATTGTTCACGTTTACAAACAACGCAGCCGCTGAGATGAGAGAACGCATTGTCAACAACTGCGACTATAGTATGGCTGCGCTCCGAGACGCCCCGATTAGCACATTTCACGCCCACTGTCATCAGCTGTTGCTAGCACATGGATTCAATGCTCCGAATACACTGGGAATTGAGGACCATATTACGAGTTCTACACAACTTATCGAAGAAAGTGTGCTCGAGAAGAATCGCTTCCGCGAATTCATACAGCAATTCGCCGACAGTCATCCAGAATACCACGAACAGTTGCAAGTGCTCAACTCTCCTCTTTCGCTGTTAGACCTGATTGGTTCGCTCGCAGCGAAAGGAATCTATCCAGAACGTGAGGGCTGGTACCGACATGGAGAGGAGTATTTGGATGGGGATTTTGATGCTTTCCAGGAGCTGTTTATAGCTGCGAACGAGCCAAACCAAGGTGCGTCAGGGCCGACACAATCCGATCTTCGAGCCAAGCTCAGCGGTTGGGGAAAAAATTGCTATTTATCAGACGCACCAGCAGAATCCCAGGTTCGAGGAGATTGGGGGGACAAACAAATCGACGCAGAATTGGCAGAACAAGCATTTTTTGAGGACCGCAAAGCACTCAAGCAGTTCGTTCACGATGTCTACTTCCAATACATCGAATACGCTCTCAGCCAGAATTATCTCACTTTCTGGATGCTTTTGATGTTCACATATTCACTACTCTGTGAGGATCACACCCTCCGGGAGGATCTCCAACATGAGTACGTGATGATAGACGAGTTTCAAGACACCAACGAGATTCAATTCAAGCTGTCGTTGCTCTTTGCCAACCGGGACAATTTCTGTGTAGTTGGAGATTGGAAACAGAGCATTTACGGGTTCCAGTATGCCGCTGTCGAAAACATCCAGGAGTTTGAATCCAGGTTGACTCAGTACAAAGAGGAACTTAACAGTGATGCTGAGCGCATCTCTTTCCCAGTCACGCCTATCAATACGATCCCATTGAATCAAAATTATCGGTCATCACAATCTATCCTTGATTTCTCTGAACACGCCCTTACTCTTCCAGCATCGAGCGATGAGGATATTGGTGTGGCCGGAATTCAGGCAAAAATCACATCACTAGAGACAAATCTTTCATGGGATGAATCGTCAATTGAGGCGGTCACTTGTAGTGATGAGTTGGAGGGGGTACTCGAGAAAATTCAGTCGATCGTTGGAAACCCGGCGTATGCAGTGAAAGACGAAGGAGAGTGGAGGTCCCCAACATACCAGGACATCGCTGTTCTAACTCGAATTCGTCGCTTCGGAAGACAACTCCAGCACACGGCCACAGACTATAATATTCCAGTTGCGTATGAGGGTGGTCTCGAATTATTCGATACCGACCATGCCCTGCTACTCTTAGCCTGGTTACGCATTCTCGAAAGCCCAAACTCGAGGCGGGGATGGGCGGTTGTCCTCGAACAAACAGGCTATAACCTCGATGAAATTCGCCATATCCTCGATACCGAATCGTATCCTGATGTGATGATCGAATTTCGAGAGGACTTGTTGGAGACCGAGTCGATTGGCGGGCTCTGCCGTCGTGTATTCACGAAATACGGCCTTTCAGATGCCTACAGCGATACGTTGATCAGCGTCTTGGAGTCGATCAATTCGAGCACGTACCTCAATCGAGGTGAAATCATACACTTCATCGAACAAAGCCATGGAGAAGCAAGTACGCAAGAGGTCGATGATGACCCTGGTGGAAATAGTGTAACCGTCCAAACGATACACGCTGCGAAAGGCCTTGAACACCCTATTGTGATACTTGCAAATATCAATCAATCATCGTTCCCCCCTAGCGGTGGAGGTTCGGATTCGATTCGATTTGCTGAACCAATTGGGATTCGCCAATCAAAAATTGCATCCAGAGTACATGGCTCACCGCATGTCTACGGGAACTGGCGGTACGACATCCTCAATGGGTGCTTACAAACGGATTATGACGAAGAGCGCCGGTTGATGTACGTGGCAATGACCCGCGCAAAGTTCCATCTAATATTCTCAGCCAGCAAAAATCCAAGCCCCTTCTTCGAGAATTTGCCGGTTGACCCTGTAGAGATAACTGGAACGCCATCACCAATGGAGCCACCGGAAGAAGCATTCGAACCACTTTCAGTGACCATTCCAGAAACATCTCGGCCGGTCAGAAAGTCCGCTCATGATTTAATGGCTATGGTGAAGGGTGGTAGCAACGGGATGGGTCCAGAGTTTGGGACACAGGTACACGACTTTGCAGAAACCTTAGTGAAACACGGCAACGCAATCCCCACGAACTCTGATGAAGAACATGTCAAATCATTCCTCTATTCACTAACGGGTGAGCTTGTCGTCGAGAAACCCGTCTTCTTACCTGTTCACGTCAATGGAACAAGAGTAACGATCACAGGGACTGTAGATTTACTCCACATCCAGCAGGATTGTGTGGATATTATCGATTACAAAACAGACCGTGGGCGACACGCAGAAAATGAGTATAGAAAACAATTGAGTATCTACTATCACGTCATCAGTGATGTCTATCCTGAAAAAGAGATTACACCAACTATCTTCTACACAGAACTCGGTACTGAGGTGTCAATCGACCCACTCTCGAAATCAGAGATAGAAGCACTCGCCGCGAACACACTGTAA
- a CDS encoding DNA adenine methylase has product MVDPVLKWAGGKRRLLDEIYAHFPEEDSSSATTTYHEPFFGGGALFFDLEPTAATINDTNSRLMNFYRQIRDNPEKVLKRASKFRDPHKSPDPERPFAEEVEEKRDANWYYYQQRRLFNNPPDEEPFDEIEEAAILLYLNRTCFNGLYRENRDGEFNVPVGRYSEPNWERADLVREASRVLQESTVEIFDESFEYVLDEATAGDLVYFDPPYTPMSTTAEFTEYSKEGFGQRDQATLLSVARELHEMDAYVILSNSGVMAPHYEDEGFTVTIEGAKRYINSDGENRGEVDEILATNVPEIEAQLSPSLAR; this is encoded by the coding sequence ATGGTCGACCCCGTACTCAAATGGGCTGGTGGAAAACGACGCCTCCTCGATGAGATCTACGCTCACTTCCCTGAGGAGGATAGTTCTTCTGCGACTACCACGTATCATGAGCCCTTTTTCGGAGGTGGAGCCCTCTTTTTCGACTTAGAACCTACAGCAGCAACCATCAATGATACAAATTCTCGATTGATGAATTTCTATCGACAAATTCGTGATAATCCCGAGAAGGTCCTCAAACGCGCGTCTAAATTCAGAGACCCACATAAATCCCCTGACCCCGAGCGACCGTTCGCAGAGGAAGTCGAAGAAAAGCGGGATGCAAATTGGTACTACTATCAACAACGCCGGCTGTTCAATAACCCACCAGATGAGGAACCTTTCGATGAAATTGAGGAGGCTGCCATACTGTTGTACCTCAATCGAACCTGTTTCAATGGCCTTTATCGCGAAAATCGGGACGGTGAGTTTAATGTCCCAGTTGGAAGGTATTCCGAACCAAATTGGGAGCGAGCCGATTTGGTAAGAGAAGCAAGTAGAGTACTTCAGGAATCCACTGTCGAAATTTTTGATGAGAGTTTTGAATATGTCTTGGATGAAGCCACAGCGGGTGATCTCGTGTACTTTGACCCTCCGTACACACCAATGAGCACGACCGCAGAATTTACGGAGTATTCAAAGGAGGGCTTTGGCCAACGTGACCAAGCGACGCTGCTCTCCGTTGCACGTGAACTCCATGAGATGGATGCCTATGTTATTCTGAGCAATAGTGGAGTGATGGCTCCGCACTACGAAGATGAAGGGTTCACTGTCACAATCGAAGGTGCAAAGCGATACATCAATTCTGATGGCGAGAACCGGGGGGAAGTAGATGAGATTCTCGCCACGAACGTTCCTGAGATTGAAGCTCAACTTTCGCCATCATTGGCTCGATAA
- a CDS encoding SNF2-related protein, with translation MSPRERLEGGPSINWSIDEPPSLEEHRIDGDERAPTHFQALLGHRLAIEQGQQELIALEEIQDRIKLLEHQLSAAHQSINGMGTGTLFADEVGLGKTIEIGMVLKEMDLRDTHESFLVLTPAQLVRRWAGPTARGERFRLLR, from the coding sequence ATGTCACCACGGGAACGATTGGAGGGTGGCCCATCGATCAACTGGTCAATTGATGAACCTCCCTCGCTCGAAGAACATCGAATAGATGGCGATGAGAGGGCTCCCACCCACTTTCAGGCATTGCTTGGACATCGACTTGCTATCGAACAAGGGCAACAAGAACTGATAGCACTCGAGGAGATTCAAGACAGGATCAAACTCTTAGAGCATCAGCTCTCTGCCGCCCATCAATCGATCAATGGGATGGGGACAGGTACCTTGTTTGCCGACGAAGTGGGGTTAGGGAAAACAATAGAGATTGGGATGGTGCTCAAGGAAATGGACCTGCGGGATACACACGAGTCATTTCTTGTGCTCACCCCTGCTCAGCTCGTTCGACGATGGGCTGGTCCCACAGCCCGTGGTGAACGATTCAGGCTATTACGTTGA
- a CDS encoding DNA adenine methylase, which yields MAEPILKWAGGKRQLIDELYARFPNDYNKKNNAYHEPFFGGGALFFAHRPRRGTINDYNGSLVNFYRQVRNNPQRLIQRCKDFKRPTYDQLDGEFRDEKNYFYQQRARFNWLQQQETRNTLEEAALLLYLNRTCFNGMYRENEKGEFNVPIGDISNPDWVRAEQIRSASTVLNQLPDSAIHNEDFSYVLDEVVEGDLVYFDPPYAPVSDTAYFTTYSGGQFGEDEQERVIEVAEQLHNNGVHVILSNSEAMKEKYEEIEGFHVEIVKATRSVNSDGENRGEVNEVVATNNPSEKRGNYLHASWDRYR from the coding sequence ATGGCGGAGCCAATTTTGAAATGGGCGGGAGGCAAACGCCAACTGATTGACGAACTCTATGCGCGATTTCCGAATGATTACAACAAAAAGAACAATGCCTATCACGAGCCATTTTTCGGCGGAGGGGCACTTTTTTTCGCTCATAGACCGCGCCGTGGCACAATAAACGATTATAACGGGAGTCTTGTGAACTTCTATCGACAAGTTCGCAATAATCCCCAACGGTTGATTCAGCGATGTAAGGATTTCAAGCGTCCGACCTATGATCAACTCGACGGTGAATTTCGTGATGAGAAGAATTACTTTTACCAGCAGCGGGCTCGGTTTAATTGGCTGCAACAACAGGAGACTCGAAACACGCTTGAAGAGGCGGCGTTACTTCTGTATCTCAATCGAACCTGCTTCAATGGGATGTATCGAGAAAACGAAAAAGGAGAGTTCAATGTCCCGATTGGCGATATATCGAATCCAGACTGGGTACGAGCGGAACAAATTCGAAGTGCCAGTACAGTATTAAACCAATTACCAGATTCAGCCATTCATAATGAAGACTTCTCATATGTTCTCGATGAAGTAGTTGAGGGGGACCTCGTGTATTTTGACCCTCCATATGCACCGGTGAGTGATACTGCATACTTCACAACCTACAGCGGGGGTCAATTTGGAGAAGATGAACAAGAACGCGTAATTGAGGTTGCAGAGCAACTGCACAATAATGGCGTACACGTCATTCTCAGCAATAGTGAGGCGATGAAGGAAAAATACGAGGAAATCGAAGGATTCCATGTTGAGATTGTAAAGGCCACCCGCTCGGTCAACAGCGATGGCGAAAATCGTGGTGAGGTCAACGAGGTGGTTGCGACGAACAACCCTAGTGAAAAACGTGGGAACTACCTTCACGCATCATGGGATCGGTACAGATAA